A genomic region of Thermodesulfobium narugense DSM 14796 contains the following coding sequences:
- a CDS encoding PdxA family dehydrogenase, giving the protein MKNFFDESDLEKFPNSTDATYIPVVSCGDLSGIGLISLIKYLVKNKDKKIILFTSKAFFDELCDYMDYDVDIPIFDSSKGYGIVDINCNFGLEVLGKPNDKVGKFSYQCFVESLEFVEDKSSKFYLTLPVNKYLISKSTGKKFLGHTAFLEERYSRDISMNFFDGLYLLNLLSHHIPIKDVPDQITFERLTCSLQSIIYLANIFGIKPLKIAILGLNPHAGEGGSIGSEEELVIKPFIEYVRSNYPYVEFFGPLSPDSAYFSLKELDIKIVISLYHDQFLSIMKALSFPRIIEINTGLPFLRCTLAHGVGYSIAKTPQMVDEEGLKLVFDFYEKLICFTNNNS; this is encoded by the coding sequence ATGAAGAATTTTTTTGACGAAAGTGACCTTGAGAAATTTCCTAATTCTACTGATGCTACCTATATACCTGTTGTATCGTGTGGAGACCTTTCTGGAATTGGACTAATTTCTCTAATTAAGTATTTGGTAAAAAATAAAGATAAAAAAATTATACTCTTTACTAGCAAGGCCTTTTTTGATGAACTGTGTGATTATATGGATTATGATGTTGATATTCCTATTTTTGATAGCTCTAAAGGTTATGGAATTGTAGATATTAACTGTAATTTTGGTTTAGAGGTTCTTGGCAAGCCAAATGATAAAGTCGGAAAGTTCTCATATCAGTGTTTTGTGGAATCTTTAGAGTTTGTAGAAGATAAAAGTTCAAAATTTTATTTGACTTTGCCAGTCAATAAATATTTGATATCAAAATCTACTGGCAAAAAATTTTTAGGGCATACTGCCTTTCTTGAAGAGAGGTATTCAAGAGACATTAGCATGAACTTCTTTGACGGATTATATCTTTTGAATCTTCTTTCCCATCATATACCAATTAAAGATGTTCCAGACCAGATTACCTTTGAAAGGCTAACTTGTTCTCTTCAATCTATAATATACCTTGCAAATATATTTGGTATAAAGCCATTAAAGATTGCTATTTTGGGTCTCAACCCTCATGCAGGTGAAGGTGGAAGCATTGGTAGCGAAGAAGAGCTAGTCATAAAGCCATTTATAGAATATGTGAGATCAAACTATCCATATGTTGAGTTTTTTGGCCCTCTTTCGCCTGATTCAGCATATTTTAGCTTAAAAGAACTTGATATAAAGATTGTAATATCTCTTTATCACGATCAATTCTTGTCAATCATGAAAGCTTTGTCTTTTCCAAGGATAATTGAGATAAATACAGGATTGCCATTTTTAAGATGCACTTTGGCTCACGGAGTGGGGTATTCTATTGCAAAGACTCCTCAAATGGTAGATGAGGAGGGGTTAAAGCTGGTATTTGATTTTTATGAAAAACTCATTTGTTTTACTAACAATAATTCATAA
- the ahbA gene encoding siroheme decarboxylase subunit alpha produces MSNEKKIKLTEVEEALLEKIQHNFPIVEKPFDELGAQLGISPEMTIELLKKLKSEGIIRLIGGVFDPRKLGFKGTLIGLKVDKNHIDRIVEKINECHGVSHNYLRDHEYNLWFTLIMPSKEEINAFIEELRKEDGVISLIELPAKRIFKIDVRFKIKD; encoded by the coding sequence GTGTCTAATGAGAAGAAAATAAAGCTAACTGAGGTGGAAGAGGCTCTTTTAGAAAAAATTCAACACAATTTTCCTATTGTAGAAAAGCCTTTTGACGAGTTGGGCGCCCAATTGGGAATTAGTCCAGAAATGACGATAGAACTACTTAAGAAGTTGAAGTCAGAAGGCATAATCAGGTTGATAGGTGGCGTATTTGATCCAAGAAAATTAGGCTTTAAAGGAACTCTAATAGGATTAAAAGTTGACAAAAATCACATTGACAGAATAGTAGAGAAGATTAATGAATGTCATGGCGTTTCTCATAACTATCTTAGAGATCATGAATATAACCTTTGGTTTACCTTGATAATGCCGTCCAAAGAAGAAATTAATGCTTTTATCGAGGAGCTAAGAAAAGAAGACGGGGTAATAAGTTTGATAGAGCTTCCTGCTAAAAGAATTTTTAAAATTGATGTAAGGTTTAAAATTAAAGATTAA
- the nirJ2 gene encoding putative heme d1 biosynthesis radical SAM protein NirJ2 produces the protein MLCSWNTTQECNLKCVHCYRDAGERKYNELATKEGKSLLDEIKKAGFKIMVFSGGEPLLRKDIFELTRYASSIGLRPVFGTNGTLIDKEVALKLKDAGAARISISLDSLNQSEHDKFRGTEGAWSRAVSAMKILKEINLSFQINTTVTKRNINEILDITDFAVEIGADAHHIFFLVPTGRAVDIEIESLNAQDYEDLLKKVLLKSRSVNIELKPTCAPQYMRIAKTLGIETRFTKGCLAGTGYCSITPEGDVWPCPYMPIKVGNVKLEKFSDIWRDAPLFKELREGNLKGSCGKCVYKEICGGCRARALFYNKDYLGEEPWCLMRRK, from the coding sequence ATTTTGTGTTCCTGGAATACCACACAAGAGTGCAACTTAAAGTGCGTCCACTGCTACCGAGATGCAGGTGAAAGAAAGTATAACGAGCTTGCTACTAAAGAAGGAAAATCGTTACTTGATGAGATAAAAAAAGCAGGATTTAAGATTATGGTGTTTAGCGGCGGAGAACCCCTTTTGAGGAAGGATATATTTGAATTAACAAGATATGCAAGTAGCATTGGACTGAGACCTGTTTTTGGGACTAATGGAACTCTTATTGATAAAGAAGTAGCTTTGAAACTAAAGGATGCAGGTGCTGCAAGAATTAGTATTAGTTTGGACAGTCTGAACCAATCAGAACACGATAAGTTTAGAGGCACAGAGGGAGCATGGTCTAGGGCTGTAAGCGCTATGAAGATACTCAAAGAAATTAATCTTTCGTTTCAAATAAACACTACTGTAACCAAAAGAAACATTAATGAAATTTTAGATATTACAGATTTTGCTGTTGAAATTGGCGCTGATGCGCATCATATTTTCTTTTTGGTGCCTACTGGCAGGGCTGTGGATATTGAAATAGAAAGTTTAAATGCCCAAGACTACGAAGATCTTTTGAAAAAGGTGCTTTTAAAGTCTAGGAGTGTGAATATAGAACTAAAGCCTACTTGTGCTCCGCAATACATGAGAATTGCAAAAACTTTGGGAATTGAAACCAGGTTTACAAAAGGTTGTCTTGCTGGCACTGGATATTGCTCGATAACTCCTGAGGGTGATGTGTGGCCCTGTCCGTACATGCCCATAAAGGTAGGAAACGTAAAACTTGAGAAGTTTTCTGACATTTGGAGAGATGCTCCTTTGTTTAAAGAGCTAAGAGAGGGCAATCTTAAAGGATCTTGTGGAAAATGTGTATACAAAGAAATTTGTGGAGGTTGTAGAGCAAGAGCTCTCTTTTATAACAAAGACTATTTAGGAGAAGAACCCTGGTGTCTAATGAGAAGAAAATAA
- the hemB gene encoding porphobilinogen synthase → MFPMYRARRIRRDGIREILNNSLVEPKKLMLPIFVIPGSGKTEEIVSMPGVYRYTVDKVLDFVEEVVQFGIKSIIFFGVSEIKDSIGSWAFNSEGEVQKAIRLVKKEFPDMVVAADTCLCEYTDHGHCGIVKDGEILNDETLKVLNDVAISYAESGADIIAPSGMMDGMVLSIRNALDNKGFYNTIIMSYSAKYSSCFYGPFRDAADSAPKFGNRKTHQMSPFFGYNEAIKEALIDVEECADILMVKPGLAYLDVLKAVKDVVLLPVAVYNVSGEYSMVKAASINGWLDEMSTVSEIFYAFLRAGADIIISYHSLDYAKWLTKNGK, encoded by the coding sequence ATGTTTCCTATGTATAGGGCGAGACGAATAAGACGAGATGGCATAAGAGAAATATTGAATAATTCGTTAGTAGAACCAAAAAAACTTATGCTCCCAATATTTGTGATACCAGGATCTGGCAAGACTGAAGAGATAGTTAGTATGCCTGGAGTATACAGATACACTGTGGACAAGGTTTTAGATTTTGTAGAAGAGGTAGTACAATTCGGTATAAAATCTATAATATTTTTTGGGGTTTCTGAAATAAAAGATTCTATTGGGAGCTGGGCATTTAACAGTGAAGGAGAAGTTCAAAAAGCCATTCGACTTGTGAAAAAAGAATTTCCTGATATGGTGGTGGCTGCAGACACGTGTTTATGCGAGTATACCGATCATGGACATTGTGGTATAGTAAAGGACGGCGAAATCTTAAACGATGAAACTCTAAAAGTCCTTAACGATGTTGCAATCTCTTACGCCGAAAGCGGTGCAGATATAATTGCTCCTTCTGGTATGATGGACGGGATGGTTTTGTCCATTAGAAATGCGCTGGACAACAAGGGATTTTATAACACGATTATAATGAGCTATTCTGCTAAATACTCTTCTTGTTTTTACGGTCCTTTCAGAGACGCTGCTGACTCTGCCCCAAAATTTGGTAATAGAAAAACTCATCAAATGAGCCCGTTTTTTGGTTATAATGAAGCTATAAAGGAAGCTCTTATAGATGTAGAGGAATGTGCTGATATCTTGATGGTAAAGCCGGGCCTTGCCTATCTTGACGTATTAAAAGCTGTTAAAGATGTTGTTCTTTTGCCGGTTGCAGTGTACAACGTGAGTGGCGAATATTCTATGGTAAAGGCTGCAAGCATAAACGGCTGGTTAGATGAAATGAGTACTGTTTCAGAAATTTTCTATGCTTTTCTGAGAGCTGGAGCTGATATTATTATTTCTTATCACTCTTTGGATTACGCAAAGTGGCTAACCAAAAATGGTAAGTGA
- a CDS encoding radical SAM/SPASM domain-containing protein has protein sequence MIGFTKLICGKATVSDVIKERDKGSSAKDPKLLQFTTENRPLVVWNVTKACNLKCKHCYINAGEKASNELSTEEARALIDDLSTLGTPVLLFSGGEPLLREDIFELAEYAFSKNIRPVLSSNGTLITEDVAKKLKDSHFQYVGISLDGLEKVHDGFRGVEGAFRKSIEGIKNCLKIGLKSGVRFTVNKMNFQDLPAVLDFVAENNIPRFCMYHLVYSGRGKDMLDLDLTKEQNVELFNMLVKKTIEFDKKGMDLEILTTDNHADGIALYLYLTSNNPDKADEIKELLKMHGGCSAGTKFANIDNEGNVHPCQFWLHYNLGNIRERPFSQIWTDENEPLLKKLRNKERYLKGICGECKYNYLCGGCRIRAEVVHGDIMQEDPACYIDKLEF, from the coding sequence ATGATAGGTTTTACCAAGCTTATTTGTGGAAAGGCTACTGTCTCAGACGTGATAAAAGAAAGAGATAAAGGGAGCTCTGCAAAGGACCCAAAGCTTCTTCAATTCACTACTGAAAATAGACCTCTTGTAGTATGGAATGTCACGAAAGCTTGCAATCTAAAGTGTAAACATTGTTATATAAATGCAGGAGAAAAGGCTTCAAATGAACTTTCCACAGAGGAAGCAAGAGCCCTAATAGATGATCTCTCAACTTTGGGTACTCCTGTACTCTTATTTTCTGGTGGAGAGCCGCTATTAAGGGAAGATATATTTGAATTGGCAGAGTATGCTTTTTCAAAAAATATTAGACCAGTTCTTTCTTCTAATGGAACTCTCATAACAGAAGATGTTGCTAAGAAACTTAAAGATAGTCACTTTCAGTATGTAGGCATTAGTTTGGATGGTTTAGAAAAGGTTCACGATGGGTTTAGAGGAGTGGAGGGTGCTTTTAGAAAATCTATTGAGGGTATAAAAAACTGTTTAAAAATTGGGCTTAAGTCAGGAGTTAGGTTTACTGTAAACAAGATGAACTTTCAAGATTTACCTGCTGTTCTTGATTTTGTGGCAGAAAATAATATTCCGAGATTTTGTATGTATCATTTGGTTTATTCTGGAAGAGGCAAAGATATGCTTGATCTTGACTTGACTAAAGAACAGAACGTAGAGCTTTTTAATATGCTTGTTAAAAAGACTATTGAGTTTGATAAAAAAGGCATGGACCTGGAGATACTTACTACAGACAACCACGCAGATGGTATTGCGCTTTATCTATACCTTACATCAAATAATCCTGACAAAGCTGACGAAATAAAAGAGCTATTGAAGATGCACGGTGGATGTTCGGCGGGAACAAAATTTGCAAATATTGATAATGAGGGCAACGTTCATCCATGCCAGTTTTGGCTTCACTATAATCTTGGAAATATAAGAGAAAGACCATTTTCACAGATCTGGACAGATGAAAATGAACCTCTTTTAAAAAAACTTCGAAACAAAGAGAGATATTTAAAAGGCATATGTGGTGAGTGTAAATATAACTATCTTTGTGGTGGTTGCAGAATTAGAGCTGAGGTGGTTCATGGCGATATTATGCAAGAAGATCCTGCATGTTATATAGATAAATTAGAATTTTGA
- a CDS encoding Mrp/NBP35 family ATP-binding protein: MSDKAQEKSASIMEPVILPNVKKVIAILSGKGGVGKSTVTSLLACEFARRNFKVGILDADVTGPSIPKLFGVNKKLEVKNDKLQPATTKLGIKVVSLNLLLPSEDDPVIWRGPMLSKVIKEFWEQVDWGELDYLFIDLPPGTSDVVITVFQSIPVEGAIVVTTPQDLASLIVKKSMKMVKRVKNGKLLGIVENMSYFVCPDNQKEYYIFGASKVEKIAMEYGIEVLAKVPIDPIMVQMADEGKIEEYTKNIFSHVKF; this comes from the coding sequence ATGTCAGATAAAGCTCAAGAAAAGAGTGCAAGTATTATGGAACCTGTAATCTTGCCCAATGTAAAAAAAGTTATAGCGATATTAAGCGGTAAGGGCGGAGTAGGAAAGAGCACGGTTACTTCACTGTTAGCTTGCGAGTTTGCAAGAAGAAACTTTAAGGTGGGAATTCTTGATGCTGATGTAACTGGACCTAGTATACCAAAGCTTTTTGGAGTTAATAAAAAATTAGAGGTAAAAAACGATAAATTGCAACCAGCTACCACGAAATTGGGTATAAAAGTGGTATCACTTAATTTGCTTTTGCCCTCAGAAGACGATCCCGTAATATGGCGTGGTCCAATGCTTTCAAAGGTTATAAAGGAATTTTGGGAACAGGTTGATTGGGGAGAATTAGACTATCTATTTATAGACTTGCCACCTGGAACCTCTGATGTTGTGATTACAGTCTTTCAATCAATTCCAGTTGAAGGCGCTATTGTAGTTACTACTCCGCAAGATCTAGCATCTTTAATAGTTAAAAAGAGCATGAAGATGGTAAAAAGAGTAAAAAATGGAAAACTTTTAGGAATTGTGGAGAATATGAGCTACTTTGTTTGCCCTGATAATCAAAAAGAATATTATATATTTGGAGCTTCTAAGGTTGAGAAAATTGCTATGGAATATGGAATAGAAGTTTTGGCAAAAGTGCCAATTGACCCAATAATGGTTCAAATGGCTGATGAGGGCAAGATAGAGGAATATACAAAAAACATATTTTCACATGTAAAGTTTTAA
- a CDS encoding NAD(P)/FAD-dependent oxidoreductase, whose protein sequence is MKNYDVIIVGAGPAGIFAALELTKRLENSSILIIEKGHDISKRHCPMRDRKTQCLNCSPCALMSGWGGAGAFSDGKLTLSTDIGGNLADIVGEEKLSSLVSYVDKIWVDFGGTQQVFSPNQEEEMELKKRSILADLKYIPFRVRHLGTDKSPIILQNMKEELEKKIDILTSSTVDEIIVKDNKVKGVKVSDGTVYKSKYVIVSPGRDGADWIFNEAKRLGIEVQNNPVDIGVRVEVPATIMEQLTKITYEIKLVYYSKLFEDKVRTFCMNPYGEVVSEQSDGVITVNGHSYADRKTENTNFALLVSKSFTEPFKEPISYGKYIARLANLLGGGVLVQRLGDLLEGRRSTKERLLKSVVVPTLKGATPGDISLVLPYRHLKSIIEMLQALDKLAPGVYSRYTLLYAVEVKYYSSRLKLDSNLMTPIEGLYGAGDGVGVTRGLIQASASGVLAANSIINKIKNYN, encoded by the coding sequence ATGAAAAATTATGACGTAATAATTGTAGGTGCTGGTCCTGCTGGAATATTTGCTGCATTAGAGCTTACTAAAAGGCTTGAGAACAGCTCTATTTTAATAATTGAGAAGGGACACGATATATCCAAAAGACATTGCCCTATGAGGGATAGAAAAACTCAGTGCTTGAATTGTTCACCTTGTGCGCTAATGAGCGGTTGGGGTGGTGCAGGTGCGTTTAGCGATGGAAAGCTTACCCTGTCTACTGATATTGGTGGGAATCTTGCTGATATTGTAGGTGAGGAAAAATTGAGTAGCTTAGTTTCGTATGTGGACAAAATATGGGTAGATTTTGGAGGGACACAGCAGGTTTTCTCTCCTAATCAGGAAGAAGAAATGGAGCTAAAAAAGAGATCTATACTGGCTGATTTGAAATACATCCCTTTTAGGGTGAGACACTTAGGGACTGATAAATCACCAATTATATTACAAAATATGAAAGAGGAACTTGAAAAGAAGATAGACATACTTACTTCATCTACTGTGGACGAAATAATTGTAAAAGATAATAAAGTAAAGGGCGTTAAAGTGTCTGATGGAACAGTTTATAAGAGCAAGTACGTTATTGTATCACCTGGTCGTGACGGCGCTGATTGGATTTTTAATGAGGCCAAAAGGTTGGGGATTGAAGTTCAAAACAATCCAGTTGATATCGGTGTAAGAGTAGAGGTTCCTGCTACCATTATGGAGCAACTAACAAAGATAACATATGAAATAAAATTAGTCTATTACTCAAAGTTATTTGAAGATAAGGTAAGGACCTTTTGTATGAATCCTTATGGAGAAGTAGTAAGTGAACAAAGCGACGGCGTAATTACTGTAAACGGCCACAGTTATGCAGATAGAAAGACTGAAAACACAAACTTTGCTTTGCTTGTAAGTAAATCCTTTACAGAACCATTTAAAGAACCTATTTCTTACGGTAAATATATTGCAAGACTTGCAAATCTTTTAGGTGGGGGCGTTTTGGTACAAAGGCTGGGGGATCTTTTGGAAGGTAGAAGATCTACAAAAGAAAGGCTTCTAAAATCAGTAGTTGTGCCTACTTTAAAGGGTGCTACCCCTGGAGATATAAGTTTAGTCTTGCCTTATAGGCATCTTAAAAGCATTATAGAGATGTTGCAAGCATTAGATAAACTTGCACCGGGTGTCTATTCTCGTTATACTTTACTTTATGCTGTTGAAGTTAAGTACTATTCTTCAAGGCTAAAATTGGACTCTAATTTGATGACCCCTATTGAAGGATTGTATGGAGCAGGAGACGGAGTAGGGGTAACAAGAGGGCTAATTCAAGCTTCGGCATCAGGGGTTTTAGCTGCAAATAGCATTATTAACAAGATAAAAAACTACAATTAA
- the pyk gene encoding pyruvate kinase has protein sequence MLRKTKIICTLGPSTDDPEILYKFVENGMDVARFNFSHGDYEDHFRRIQMVREASKKLKKEVALMLDTKGPEIRVGKFKSGSVQLRKGQKFTLTAEEIEGNEGIVSVTYPDLVKKVKKNNVIVLSDGLISLLVDGADDKNIYTTVMNNGILKDHKRVAVPGIFLDMNFLSEKDINDIKFGIENEMDFIAASFVQNASNILEIRRVLEENDSNMDIIAKIENRFGIENIDEILKVADGIMVARGDMGIEIPNEDVPLIQKELIKKANKVGKPVITATQMLESMINNPHPTRAEASDVANAILDGTDAVMLSGETAAGNYPLEAMEMMTRIALKTEMSLDYKAIFLSKGLNQKTTTDAISHATVQISHELDAAAIVSITQSGYTAKMVSKYRPNAFIVGVSPDIRMVRKMKLVWGVYPIKCEKTNNIEEMVLEAISKSSASNLIKEGDLIVITAGVPLGTTGTTNMIRVHLVGNIILRGIGVGHSSYTGTVCVASTLKDFKEKMKAGCIVVAKSIDEELAKYTTEAGALIVEEGGLTSNAVILGINFGIPVVIGVEGAVELLKDGLVVTVDAEKGLIYQGEINVR, from the coding sequence ATGCTTAGAAAAACTAAAATAATATGCACTTTGGGGCCTAGCACAGACGATCCTGAAATTTTATATAAATTTGTTGAAAACGGAATGGATGTCGCTAGGTTTAATTTTTCTCATGGAGATTATGAGGATCATTTTAGAAGAATCCAAATGGTAAGAGAGGCTTCAAAAAAGCTAAAAAAGGAAGTAGCCTTGATGCTAGATACCAAGGGTCCTGAAATCAGAGTTGGTAAGTTTAAAAGTGGATCTGTACAGCTTAGAAAAGGGCAAAAATTTACTTTAACTGCTGAAGAAATTGAGGGAAATGAAGGAATTGTTTCTGTTACTTATCCTGATCTGGTAAAAAAAGTAAAAAAGAATAACGTAATAGTTTTATCAGATGGATTGATTTCGTTACTTGTTGATGGTGCTGATGATAAAAATATCTATACTACAGTAATGAATAATGGGATTTTAAAAGACCATAAAAGAGTAGCTGTGCCCGGAATTTTTTTGGACATGAATTTTTTGTCCGAAAAGGACATAAACGATATAAAATTTGGAATTGAAAACGAAATGGACTTTATTGCTGCTTCCTTTGTCCAAAATGCGTCAAATATATTAGAGATTAGAAGAGTTTTAGAAGAAAATGATTCGAATATGGATATTATTGCAAAAATAGAGAATAGATTTGGGATTGAAAACATCGATGAAATTCTTAAAGTTGCTGATGGTATTATGGTGGCAAGAGGCGATATGGGAATTGAGATACCAAATGAAGATGTTCCATTAATTCAAAAGGAGTTAATCAAAAAAGCTAACAAGGTTGGAAAACCAGTAATAACTGCTACGCAAATGCTTGAATCAATGATAAACAATCCTCATCCTACTAGAGCCGAAGCAAGCGATGTAGCAAACGCTATTCTGGATGGTACAGATGCAGTGATGCTTAGTGGTGAAACAGCTGCTGGAAACTATCCTTTGGAAGCAATGGAAATGATGACAAGAATTGCATTAAAAACCGAAATGTCATTAGATTACAAGGCAATATTTTTGTCAAAGGGTCTGAACCAGAAGACTACTACTGATGCTATTAGCCATGCTACAGTCCAAATTTCTCATGAGCTTGATGCTGCCGCGATTGTAAGCATTACTCAAAGCGGATATACTGCTAAGATGGTTTCAAAATATAGACCAAATGCTTTTATTGTGGGCGTTTCTCCTGACATTAGGATGGTTAGAAAGATGAAGTTAGTTTGGGGGGTTTATCCTATAAAATGTGAAAAAACTAACAACATTGAAGAAATGGTTTTGGAGGCAATTAGCAAGTCTAGTGCTTCTAATTTAATTAAAGAGGGCGATTTGATAGTAATTACTGCAGGCGTACCATTGGGTACTACAGGTACTACAAATATGATAAGAGTTCATTTGGTTGGCAATATTATCCTGAGAGGAATTGGTGTTGGACATAGTTCATATACAGGGACAGTTTGTGTTGCTAGTACTTTGAAGGATTTTAAAGAAAAGATGAAAGCTGGGTGCATTGTAGTTGCAAAAAGTATTGATGAAGAGTTAGCTAAATATACTACAGAAGCTGGGGCGCTAATAGTGGAAGAAGGAGGGCTTACTTCAAATGCTGTAATACTTGGAATAAATTTTGGTATTCCTGTTGTAATCGGTGTAGAAGGAGCTGTTGAGCTTCTAAAAGATGGCCTAGTAGTTACAGTTGATGCAGAGAAGGGATTAATTTATCAAGGAGAAATAAACGTTAGATAG